The Triplophysa rosa unplaced genomic scaffold, Trosa_1v2 scaffold221_ERROPOS574315, whole genome shotgun sequence genomic sequence tgccgaaggagataacgatTTTATGAAACTGTTTATGaaacagtttgtccgtttagggctactgtagaaacaacatggtcaATTCTATGCatggggacctgcggtgtagatagaaatggctcattTTGAGGTGGTAAATACATAACgacttaacgcttcattatgtaaggtctttatacacctctgaagacatagttatgtacagcAGAGTCCTGCACGGGTCCTATTTGGTAAACCCGCACCcgcagtaattaaaagaacactCAACCCGTCACCCGACAGCAGCACTAATTTCATTCCGTACCTGACCCTACCCGTTTGACATACACACCCGAACCGCACCCACATTAAATAGACGCATTAAAATTCTCGCAAACTTCGGACTTGATTGTCGACGACGAATTGTGAACTATTTTTAAATCACACTAGCCAGATTCTTTTTCACGTCGGCCGATTCCATTTTAACGTTCCTTTCACCGGATGTGATAACAGGAAGACAGTTTTGGCGGTCTCATGAGCATCTTCCGCTGTAATCACGgacataataaaatatgaaatgcatGAAAGGTGTAAATAAAGAAAGTCACTATCCTACAATTCAGTATCCGTTACCAATAAGCTATCAGCAAAATTTCACTATTCTCAGTATTAATTTCGTTATCCAACTATTGCAACACAGGCCGTCAAAAttgtaattaattaaaaaaaatgtaaacataataGCATATatctttaacaaaaatatataataaattaagaaaaaagtacattaataataatgaagcctttaaacatttttcaattaattaaacaaaagcataagtgcactgatgtacagtatattatattgcatttctgtcaatagatcctccaaaaatatacacacagcacctttaagaaaGCACATATCTTACTTCCATGCTGCTGGGTTaattaaaaagtaaagaaatGTCTTATTCGAGACTGACAGCAGAGAGTAAATATAGAAGTAAATCCTCCTCATCATTCATTTACTAATAATCCTCCtcatcatttactttcattaagGTTACGCTCAGAGATCAAAGAAGTTTCTACCTCCGCCAAATAAGATCAATTGCAATCCTGTTGAAACTGTCCAAGTGTCCAAGACTATGAAATCACAGGAGCTGGAGGAATCTGTTCTGTGGACACGTGAAACCTCTGGAAAAAGAGGTATCTCTATGGGTGCAGTGCAGGATATGGATTGCCTTTTGGAAACAAGACCTTCACCTCCTGCCAGTTACTCTGCGTTCAAGACTCAGTactctttgttttttgtttgatttaacaAAATTTGCTTATTTAACTagtagttttttatttacatggatatTGGCATTGTAACAATACGCGGGTAAATAGATGCCTTTTAAATCTTCCCTTAGGCTGTTCAGAACTCCCGCAAAGATGTCTGGGAATGGTGAAGACGGTATAACAAATCAGTTGACAGCAATAACAAATGACAACCCTTTCCTGGGTCAGGTTGCTATGACAACAAGAGGTCCGCAGAAAGCGCATGCTGCTACTATCTGTAGTCCGTTTATTGGGATGGGCCGAGCAGAGCAGGGCCATTCTGCAGAGCAAAAAGGTGGTTTTCATGCAAAGACAGTGTATGATCTCCAGCTTGCTTCTAAACCAATAGAATTTGAAGGTAATTTAAAATACTAGTGCACTTTTAGTTCTCTGTTCAAAATTCCATTACCATTGTCAATTGTTAATAGGTTTAATATGAATTTACAATATTCACCAGTCATCATCATTTTGGTCTAGTCATTCTTCAACTATGAAAAATGTGATCATGAATTcttattgtaaaatattaccatataagtaatgttttcaaagggTCATCTGGAAAAGGAACTCTCCGTCCAGTCTCTGAAATTCGTATCCTCTTCAATTCAGCTAACCTGGAAAGAAATCATTTACATTGGATGAACAGAATTTGATGCATATTTATACCTTTAAATTGTGGATGACAATGTATAATTGTCATGTTGAATGTTTTCCTTGATATATGCATAGCTGCTAAATTCAGAAGTGTATTCAAAGAATTCCCCTACTTTAACTACTTACAGTCCCAAGCATTGGATGATGTAAGTAGCTGCCATTTGAACATTGTTCGATTGTTAATGGTCATAAATGTAGTTTGTGGCAAGGTATTGCTCTATTTCAGATTCTATACACCAGTAAAAACTTTGTTGCCTGTGCTCCTACGGGCTCTGGGAAGACCGTTCTCTTTGAGTTGGCCATTATTCGTCTTCTGATTGAGGTTTCAGAGCCCTGGCACAATGTCAGAGCTGTATACAGTGAGTtggacattatttattattataaatgtattcactcctttacagggtttttcctgtatagagaaattggaggcggtcgcctccgtcaaatgtcgtgccccCTCAGGCTCTCGCCCAAATTATGTTGAGAgccttcacaagaaatgctgcgtgcatttaacagactgtcatttgtaactgcagttgcgacattacgccacagtggaggcactgtttcgttatcagcacactgaggcgctaaaaaaaGTTGAAGAACAAGAGTTGTTTAAcgactgtttgttttgcatccaagtacgtttaatttcttgaaatttcttaaattaacatgacgtacatcattgtaatgtctttagctgtgcagttggatcgttgaatcagcgtatactgtacacagcgagttcgccagtatgaacgcacattgcgttcagaacgactcgcacacgaatgactcatttgaaccgattcattttaactattgaactttttagtcactagcgaatataagagatcttctgtttggttgaataaaattaatgttttatataacttaataattctcatttttatctaattttattagaacttttaatatgtcaaactcaaagtcactttggttaagccacttaaaggtacggtaggcctacgtgtgtgtgtgtgtgtgtacaagatcaggatggcaccacctcagcctcattttgagccaggaaaaaccctgctttAGTAGgtagtattttatatttttctggtTTATACTTCAGTGGCACCAATTAAGGCTCTTTGCAGTCAGCAATATGAAAACTGGAACCAAAAATTTGGACCTCTCGGACTAAAATGCAAGGAGCTAACAGGAGACACAGAGATTGATGACATGTTTGAAGTCCAGGATGCTCATCTAATTTTGACAACTCCGGTAAGTCTCCATAGTAAGGCAGCTTATAAAGCAGCTTTTATGTATTTTCTAGATAATTTTAATTTActtgctaaattaataaaagtcaCTAAACCTGGTAAAATTTTTCAAAACTCAGTATATCACTGTGGTTGGATCTAAGCAAGACTATATTTCCATGACTTTATTGTGCAATGTCACACCATCACATTTGGTTGCTAGATTAGAGTGATTTCAGGTTTTGTGTGCAGTACGGATCAGACAGTCTCTATACAGACTGGGCATTGTGAGTCTTCAGATGAAACATCTTTTTACAACGCTGAAAAATTCTTTCCTTTCAAAGGAAAAAtgggacagcatgacaagaagGTGGAAGGATAACTGTTTATTGCGGTCTGTTCGTCTCTTTCTCATCGATGAGGTATGTTTCATGTACACCCACCTGATCATTAATACCGGTATTTCAAAATAGGTGGCAGTGATATTATTAGTGAATGACATTAGTGCTGTGTACTGTCTCTAGGTACATGTGGTGAAAGACAAAACCCGTGGAGCCACTCTTGAGGTTGTGGTCACCAGAATGAAAACCATGTATTCATATAGCCGGGCTGTAAATCCAGAGTCAAAAGCTTCAATGAGATTTGTGGCTGTTTCAGCCACCATCCCGAATATTCAGGATGTAAGGAGTTTTAGGAAGAACTGAAGTAATTTAGAATGTGTGGGTTCTGTATTAATCATTTCTGTGCTGCTTGTCATTTTGAAGATATCTGAATGGCTGTCAGATGAATCAGGGCCTGCCACTTGTCTGGAGATGGATGAGAGTCATAGGCCAGTGAAACTGAGGAAGGTCGTGCTTGGGTTCCCCTGTGGAAACAACCAGAATGAATTTAAGTTTGATCTTTCTCTAAACTACAAAATGGCCAATATCATTCAGACCTACTCGGATCAAAAACCATCACTTGTGGTATGTGAATCtttgtgaatgtgtatgtgttgagctgttattttttaaatgaaaagcaCAGTGATTTTATTCATCTGATATTTTACTAGTTTTGCTCCACAAGAAAAGGAGTTCAACAGTCTGCTGCTGTGCTTTCCAAAGATGCCAGATTCATTATGAGCATTGACCACAAAAAGAGGTACAGTATTTGATCATATTACAGCCATAgtctattaaaatacatttcctGTTAGAAAGTCTTTCATAagtcaaaatatgaaaatagtCAAATGGGGCActtttgttttccttttcttGTTGCCTTAGATGTTTACCCAACATGAATGACTCTTATTACTTTATATAAGAAATGTTAAGTAACTCATAACCTCTTTCATAGGCTAATAAAGTATGCAAACTCAATGCTTGATTCAAAACTCAAAGGTGTGTaagctttatttatttgagatCCATAAATGCTTTGGTCTTTTTTACATGAAGGTGAACTGACGTTTTTTTAACCAACCTTTTTCAGATCTGATTCTTTGTGGCATTGGATATCACCATGCCGGTATGGGAGTGTCAGACAGAAAAGTGGTTGAAGATGCATTTACTATGGGTGACCTGCCAGTGTTGTGTAAGTTTATAAACATATCACCCTTTCATTTTAATGCTCATTATTCAGTTCACAATGTATTGTCATGAAACTAAGTTAAACTCTTTTCTCTTATACAGTTACAACCAGCACCTTAGCCATGGGTGTGAATCTTCCGGCCCATCTAGTGGTTATCAAATCCACACTGCACTATGTTGGTGGCGCATGTGAAGAGTACAATGAAGCTGACCTGTTGCAGATGATTGGGAGAGCAGGCAGACCACAGGTACTGCTGACACTGTTAAAACTGACAGATGTCTTTGGGATCTGTGGTGCTTATGGGTTTCATTTACAATACTCCAGAAACGTATAAACAATGTGCGTGGAAATGAAACACATACTGCAAGTGCACTTATGCAGTGATATAAGAGGGTAGGTTAGGTCAAGCATTTAAGGTAAACTATTAGCAATTGCAACATGGCTTTGATTTATGTTTAGTTTGATACAACAGCAACTGCAGTGATCATGACCAGGTCTCAAACAAAGGACAAATACACACAGTTTTTGAGTGGCATAGACAGCATCGAGAGCAGGTACATAAATCAGGGAGATGTCTTTTCAGAGAGAATTGTTTAAAcatatgatatactgtataccagTTGGTTTATTTACTACTTATGAATGTAATGAAAGTTCTGGTTTCAGTTTGCACACAAACTTGGTGGAGCACTTGAATGCTGAGATTGTTCTCCACACCATATCTGATGTCAACATGGCTCTAGACTGGATTCGCTCCACCTTCTTGTACATCCGTGCTTTAAAAAACCCCAAGCACTATGGTAAGGCCTTAACTTTTGGTGATTTTAAAGTTACAAACTACTTTCTATTTATATTACTTTCCATATTTTGTCTTAGGTTTCCCCCCTGACCTTGACAAATGTGGaattgaaattaaattacaaGGTATGACAAAAGTGATAAACTATTAACCGTGTCATCTAAGCAAACTAGCTGTTTGGCTACCAACAATCTACTTGTGGTGTGAATAAAGCTTTCACCCTGTTTTAGAACTGTGCTTGAAAAACCTGAACTCTTTGGCCTCATTGAATCTGATTACCATGGATGAAGACATTAACATCAAACCCACAGGTGACAGATTGCTTTGTATACTTCCTTCAAATATATGGTGGTTTAAATaacttttctgttttgtgtATTACATAATTGGTACTCTTTGGATATTGGCATTGATTGTAATGAAATGTCACGCACAGAGACAGGAAAACTCATGGCCAGATATTGTGTCGCCTTCGACACTGTGAGGCAATTCAGTGAAGTGACAGGAACCGAGACTTTACCTGAGCTGGTAAGAAAGCATTTGGAATCACTGTAGCTTTTATTGATCTGCTtgagaacaatataaaatttgtTGGTTTTTAGATTGAAATGATATCTAAGGGAAAGGAATTTAGTGATGTGCAATTGAGAGTAAACGAGAAAAAAACCTTGAACATGCTGAACAAGGACAAGAACAGAACTACCATCAGGTCAGAGTTCTCTCCAGCAGTTTTAAACTCACTGTTAATATATGAGTGcactaaaaaaatgtaatatatgtaatatatcTTTTTCAGGTATCCCATGGAGGGAAAGATCAAAAGTAATGACATGAAAGTAAACTGGTAAGTTCTTGCTATTGCTTTTTGGAAGATAATTTGAATTGGGTTTTCTACAGGATCcccatttctttttaattttacatccAGTGGCACAGAGCCAAATTGATATTTTCAAGGGCCTATTTTGTTCCTTGCTGTCCATGACCGTATCAAAACAGATCTGCAATTGAGAACCACATGTGTAAATTTGTCATTCCTGTTAAAATgacttttataaaacggtcagttctggtccttgattctgattggctgagccgagttctaagctgttataaaataacccgttttataacggctgactgccttacatagcctaaatatcactttatttactttattttatgaaaccttgctatttggaataaccgttttataaaagcaataagccccgcgaagcagtgggttacagtgcattttataacagccacaacgcccttagcttttataaaatgcactgtaacccactgcttcttggggcttattgttttattatacagTCTTGTTGCTTCTTTGGTATGTTTGTTtcgatttttatttaatttatgtatgaaatgttttttttccagtcTGATTCAAGCTCAGCTCGGCTGTATCCCCATTCAGGAGTTTGGACTCATACAGGACACTGGAAAGATATTCCGAAATGCAATTAGAGTCAGCAAATGTGAGCTAAAGTCTCTTACTATCTCACTTTGGGTTGTTTTTCTCTGATGACATGGCTTTGACATTGTAAGTgtactgtttttttgtggtgtttttGGTCTCTACCAGATCTGACTGAGTTTCTCCGTCATCACTCCCAAAAGAATTTCTCTGCTCAGCTCAACTCTTTGATACTTGCCAAATGTTTCAGAGCCAAACTGTGGGAAAACTCACCTTATGTTTCCAAGCAGCTTGAGAAGATAGGTTGGGGAACTCCTCCTTAGAACTTgaaatttattttcatatagaaAACAATAGTGTCTTTATATACTGGATATTTAATAGATTTGTTGAATATTTGTGGTTTCTTTTGTACTGCAGGGCAGTCATTTGCCACAGCCATGGTGAATGCAGGGCTTACAACATTCAGCAAAATTGAGGAGACCAGTCCTAGAGAGCTAGAGCTAGTAGGCCTAAACCCAtaactatataaaaatacatttcctaAAATGTAATTTCCCATCTGTAATAATGACGGATCATTTTTGACAGATTGTGAACCGACATCCTCCCTTTGGAAACCAAATAAAGGAAGCCGTCAGCAAACTTCCAAAATATGAAGTGAATTTGGAACAGGTAACATTTCtgaatttttatgttaaaagagaaacatttaaaagttatttttaggcCGATTAGAATGttgttttgaatatttttttctagatTCAACGATACAATGTGTCCACAGCTGAGATT encodes the following:
- the hfm1 gene encoding probable ATP-dependent DNA helicase HFM1 encodes the protein MFDSEEGASSLDNLFYDGPVIHKVKPLCHGQYSRIFNAPPSLSEITATQGIQGKAATLSYGYAQRSKKFLPPPNKINCNPVETVQVSKTMKSQELEESVLWTRETSGKRGSSGKGTLRPVSEIPAKFRSVFKEFPYFNYLQSQALDDILYTSKNFVACAPTGSGKTVLFELAIIRLLIEVSEPWHNVRAVYMAPIKALCSQQYENWNQKFGPLGLKCKELTGDTEIDDMFEVQDAHLILTTPEKWDSMTRRWKDNCLLRSVRLFLIDEVHVVKDKTRGATLEVVVTRMKTMYSYSRAVNPESKASMRFVAVSATIPNIQDISEWLSDESGPATCLEMDESHRPVKLRKVVLGFPCGNNQNEFKFDLSLNYKMANIIQTYSDQKPSLVFCSTRKGVQQSAAVLSKDARFIMSIDHKKRLIKYANSMLDSKLKDLILCGIGYHHAGMGVSDRKVVEDAFTMGDLPVLFTTSTLAMGVNLPAHLVVIKSTLHYVGGACEEYNEADLLQMIGRAGRPQFDTTATAVIMTRSQTKDKYTQFLSGIDSIESSLHTNLVEHLNAEIVLHTISDVNMALDWIRSTFLYIRALKNPKHYGFPPDLDKCGIEIKLQELCLKNLNSLASLNLITMDEDINIKPTETGKLMARYCVAFDTVRQFSEVTGTETLPELIEMISKGKEFSDVQLRVNEKKTLNMLNKDKNRTTIRYPMEGKIKSNDMKVNCLIQAQLGCIPIQEFGLIQDTGKIFRNAIRVSKYLTEFLRHHSQKNFSAQLNSLILAKCFRAKLWENSPYVSKQLEKIGQSFATAMVNAGLTTFSKIEETSPRELELIVNRHPPFGNQIKEAVSKLPKYEVNLEQIQRYNVSTAEIVVTVNSKNFKEMAVKQTAPDHHHVTIIIGDCDNNVVFQQKIMDAVLLKSGKWSKRIEVERISKGEEINIHLISSEYVGLDIQKKCSTFFLGEKSFGTESHIIQSPTWRMQRVLKPFRENPVVTTQTNRVHSPRQQQQQQHDQSSDRDQTTPDTLKRQCNHLCRNKELCGHDCCKVGVEIILKRPANQSTFSSYLKDMKMRNVRLTETPVKRLKMMMNNETCSMQQFSNKPKDTLPAVKKIRVSQCYTQSRCENPELEEGFVIPSDNSSFEGYDDYMGGFYSEIGDLGQAATSAQVLCGQLKTLKHKQMDGITSHKADVYSTHANPEHCSDWAGTLNVTFDLGVNDWDDFDDGHLLCASELCCESEACDLKMGHYQPTNAGCLSAVAQTQAQTKQKTLRSILPQRIHLPVAATPQTRVSSEISMNTPSNQRETKKTSLLDIFSRVDTAQQEKIYVNRECAKDSNNEADVYIDIFDGLL